AGGAGGTTGAGATATAACTGGGAATTCTACAAAGGAAATGAGTAGATTTCCAGGATATGTTCTGCCTCTTTGGaaggtagatttttttttattctaagtaAATTTTAATGGTCATTCACTAgtcacaatattatatataatatcattCTTTGTTAGCGAAATGAGAAGCATGATCAGCTTACAAAACAGGGTATCCGCCTTCTTTTCATTATAATAGGAGAGTACATGTAGAGCAGCAAAGGATGATAGGGAAGTGTGTGCTGGAAATCCTTGCATTGCATAAAGGAAATACTCTCCTTCACATTTCTGTTTCTCAATATTAAGGATCTCATGGTTGTAAAGAAGACCAGTAATCATGACTCGCCCAGAAGCAATCCACATGGATCGGAGGGGTCACACAGGACATTTATCTCCAGCATCCTACTTCCACCTCCTTCCCTGATCCATGAGAGAAACAATAATCAGAAGGTCCTGGAACTGACCAATCAGATCATTgagctgctgactggagaggtgaggctgctgggaatggGACATTATACAGTAAAACCAAGGGATGTGTTTGGATGTTGACTATATCGTTGTGTGTGTCAGGTTTCTGTAAGGTGTGAGGATGTCAATGCCTCCATGGAAGAGTGGGAGTATATAGAAGGACACAAGGATCTCTACAAGGACATAATAATTGAGAACCACCATCCGCTTGgtaagaaaatatttaatatttcgcTGTTTACTCGGTATAATATTATAACAAATATACACAATAACTATCTTAATTTAATTGAAATGATTTACCAACTCCTATTGTGCATTTTCTTCCAACAGATAAATGTATACCTGATGGATTGTACACACCACTTGCTACAAGTAAAACTGTAACTAAAACCAATGATGGTAACGCATCTATTGTTATCAACCAAGCAAAGCAAAGCGAGATTAAATCGGTAACATTCATGTCACAAGAATCTTTGCCATGTGAAGGAGGCAATCTCACAGACATTTGTACACTCACAGAACATCCACAGAAAGAATATCCATCTACTCATAGTAAGGAGGAACCAGCCTCGTGTGAAGAAGGCAATCTCACAGACATTTCTACACCCACCGAACATCCACAGAAAGAATACCCATCTTCTTATATTAAGGAGGAACCAGCCCCATGTGAAGAAGGCAATCTCACAGACATTTCTACACTCTCGGAACATCCACAGCCTGAATATCCATCTCTtcatattaaggaggaaccaGTCTCATGTGAAAAAGGAAATCTTACAGACATTTCTACACTCTTGGAACATCCACAGATAAAATATCCATCTATTTATATTAAGGAGGAACCAGACTCATGTGATGAAGGAAATCTCACAGA
The DNA window shown above is from Pelobates fuscus isolate aPelFus1 chromosome 10, aPelFus1.pri, whole genome shotgun sequence and carries:
- the LOC134575229 gene encoding oocyte zinc finger protein XlCOF8.4-like: MNDRNWMTEKILDLTLEIIYLLTGEDLMVVKKTSNHDSPRSNPHGSEGSHRTFISSILLPPPSLIHERNNNQKVLELTNQIIELLTGEVSVRCEDVNASMEEWEYIEGHKDLYKDIIIENHHPLDKCIPDGLYTPLATSKTVTKTNDGNASIVINQAKQSEIKSVTFMSQESLPCEGGNLTDICTLTEHPQKEYPSTHSKEEPASCEEGNLTDISTPTEHPQKEYPSSYIKEEPAPCEEGNLTDISTLSEHPQPEYPSLHIKEEPVSCEKGNLTDISTLLEHPQIKYPSIYIKEEPDSCDEGNLTDIATFSEDPQTEYPSIHIKEEPDSCEEGNLTDIATFSEDPQTEYPSTHIKEEPASYVEGNLKDISTNTKHTETYASIHFKEDSSLHEYGFVTDSLSEQTHRVHPPSRTDECSTGGKGNLTVAEKSTVISDSSKHQEIQTEKKRYQCPECGKCFLYPSKLVLHKRIHTGEKPFKCTECGKCFNVHSNLTKHQIIHKGEKPFKCTACGKCFNLRSNLNRHQIVHKGENNHLNALHVRNVLLESRIFSGIIVYTN